The Phycisphaeraceae bacterium genome contains the following window.
GCGACCACCGGCCGCGATCTCCCCCACAAGACGATCACCACCCTGCGGCGAGAGTTGCACCGGCACGAAGGCGGCATCACCGCCGGAAGGATCACCGCCGCTCCCCGGGTCGATGAGTGCGTCGATCCGTCCGTTCAATCGATGGGTCGTCGGCACGATCAGCGCCCGGTGCGACTGTGGCTGGTCGGCGATCCGGCCCAGCAGACGGTCGCCCTTGACGACGACCGGATCACCGGCGCTGACGCCTGCGTCGCGCCCGACATCCACGGCGAGAAGTTCGGAGCCCGGACCCGCGACATGGGCCAGAATCGACGCGGAGATCGGCCTCGCACCGGAGCGGTCCAAGCGCCGGACCGCCTCCACCGCCTCAAGCCTCGCCTCGACCTCGCCCACGCGAAGCCGTTCGGCAAACCAGAGCGCTCGATAGTGATCCCGGTCTTCGGTCAGTTCGCGCAGGCGCTCGTCGATATCTCCCGGCGCCGTCGCCGCCGGCCGCAGCGCCCGACGCACGCGCGCGAGCGTCCACTCGAGTGGACGGATCGGCACCGCTGCGATCGCCGCGACATCGCTGCTCCACGGCGCAAGCCACGCCGGGGGCATGCATGCCGCCACTCCCATGACCACCATGAGGGCAAACTTCGACCGGCGATGTTGAGAGCGCACCCGAAGAATGTCGCCTCCTCTTCAGGCGTGGCGCCACTCACGGGCCATCCGCATCGGACTCCATGGTGACCTTGAGCAGCTCGAGATTGTCGAGATAGATCGAGGTCCCGCGAGCGACGCAGGTCAGCGGCTCATCGGCGATCTTCACCTCGAGCCCCGTGGCGTTCGAAAGGACGACATCAATGCCGCGCAGGAGCGCTCCGCCACCGGCAAGGGTGATGCCGTTGTTGACGAGGTCGGCCGCAAGCTCGGGCTCGGCCTTCTCGAGGGTGCGAAGCACCGCCTCGGTGATCGCCCGACAGGGCTCCGCGAGTGCCTCGCGAATCTCATCACTCGTGACGACAGTCTTCCGCGGAAGTCCGGTGACCATGTCCCGCCCGCGCACCTCCATGGTGAGCGTCTCCGTCACCGGCGCCGCCGAGCCGATCTCGATCTTGATCTTCTCAGCCGTCTGCTCGCCGATCGTGAGCGAGTAGTGCTTCTTCATGTGGCTGATGATCGCCTCGTCGAGGTCATCGCCCGCCACGCGGACGCTCTCGCAACTGGCAATGTCGCCGAGGCTCATGATCGCGACCTCGGTCGTGCCTCCGCCGATGTCGACGATCATGCTCGCCGTCGGCTCAAGGAACGGAAGCCCAGCGCCCATCGCGGCGGCCATCGGCTCTTCGACGAGATAGACCCGCCGAGCACCCGCCCGCTCGGCGGAGTCGAGCACGGCCCGCTTCTCGACGGCGGTGATGCCGCTCGGCACCGCGATGACGACGCGCGGCCCGATGACCCGGCTGCGCCCATTCACCTTGCGGATGAAGTAGCTCAGCATCGCCTCGGTGATTTCGAAGTCACTGATGACGCCATCCTTGAGCGGGCGAATGGCGCTGATCGAGCCCGGAGTCTTGCCGAGCATCTCCTTCGCCGCCCAACCCACGGCGGTCCCATTGTTGATGACCTTGTTGGTGCCCTTGCGTACCGCCACCACGGAAGGCTCGTTGAGCACGATGCCCTCGCCCCGGACGCACACGAGCGTGTTGCAGGTCCCCAGGTCGATACCCATGTCGACGCTGAACCACCCAAGCAGCGAGTCGAGATTCACCGCGATCGCCTCCTTGCGGCGGTGCAGTCACGCCGCCGCGTGTTCAGCGCTCGAGATAGTGCAACGGTCCCCCGGTCTGACCCTGCACCGTGGTCTGCTCCACATTCCGCAAGGCCACGAAGATGATCCCGACGAGCAGCATCAGCGCCGCCGCGGCCAGGAGACCCGAGTAGACATCCGGGCGGCTGCCGGTTCGGGCGACGGGTGTGGTGAGCTGGGTCATGAATGCACCAAAGGTGAGCGAACGGAGAGTCGACGGCGTGAGAGCAGAGTGGACGCAACGATGCGATCACTCGCCCTTTCGGGCCACGGCCTTCTGGCCGGTGCGCACTTCGCCGCGAGCCTGCGAATCTTCGAGTTCCACCACGCCGGTCGACCGGGTCAGGTCCACGGTGGTCAGACGGAGGTTCCCGATGAACTTGCCGCCATCGGCGATGGTCATGACCCAGCCCGGCTGAACGCCATCACGGCTGCCGGCGTTGATTTCCGCAAGCACCGAATCAGGCCCGCGCCGCACCTGAATGATGGTGGCCGAGAGCGACCGATCGGCGGGAATCCGCAGCGCGTCGGTCATGGAGGAGACATTGCCGCCCGTGGGCAGCGGTCCGACCCACGCGACGAACTTGCTGATGGTGCTCATCGCCTG
Protein-coding sequences here:
- a CDS encoding rod shape-determining protein translates to MLGWFSVDMGIDLGTCNTLVCVRGEGIVLNEPSVVAVRKGTNKVINNGTAVGWAAKEMLGKTPGSISAIRPLKDGVISDFEITEAMLSYFIRKVNGRSRVIGPRVVIAVPSGITAVEKRAVLDSAERAGARRVYLVEEPMAAAMGAGLPFLEPTASMIVDIGGGTTEVAIMSLGDIASCESVRVAGDDLDEAIISHMKKHYSLTIGEQTAEKIKIEIGSAAPVTETLTMEVRGRDMVTGLPRKTVVTSDEIREALAEPCRAITEAVLRTLEKAEPELAADLVNNGITLAGGGALLRGIDVVLSNATGLEVKIADEPLTCVARGTSIYLDNLELLKVTMESDADGP